The genomic DNA TACTCAGTAAGCATAAAATATTTCATGAGATAAAATCAAAAATTGAACTCAACATTCAACATTTCAAAACTGTCTCAAAGCAATCATCTATagcaatcaaatattaataaaattatctttttaattaatatattttatatttaaaaaagtatTGAAATTGTATTGACATGACATGATACGATATACTTACGGTGATTACTTAAATCCATATAAGACTTTCTTCAATTTATATAGTACGAGCATCCAAATTAATATCCTGATGGGACTTCCATATAAATTCTCTAGTTCTCCGTGCAAAAATGCATTCTTGATAGTAAACTGTTGTAACTCTCAAGCTATAATTAGCTGCCAATGAGTAGAATTTTGACGGTATTCATTTTTGCAATAGATAATCAATCTCATAAGTTTGAGTACAACCCTTGGTTACTAGCCTTGCCTTATACCTCTCTATTAATCCATCTGCTCTATATTTCACTGTATAGACCCATTATCCATCTGCTCTATATTTCACTGTATAGACCCATTTACACACCGTAGATTTCTTTCCTTCTAGCAACTTCACTAATTCCTATGTTTTGTTCTCTCTAATGCCTTTATTTCTTCATTTGTTGCTTGTTTCCGTTTCTCATTGGAAAATGCCTCAGATAAGGTGGTAGGGATTACAATGGCCTTTAGGTTAACCAAGAAGGCTTATGTGATGCTGAGAAATGTTAAAAAGATGGGAAGTTCACAAGAGTATATAAAGATGGTTTTGCTCACTCTCTAGTTCCTTTCTTAATAGCAGTGTGAAGATTTAGGTCCTCATCACCTACATGAgattcaatttcaacttttaatgaAGAATTAGAATTGTACCTCATTCTTATAATCTGGGTTGGATTCTTGCTCAACCTGTCATTAGCTCCAATGTATAATTTCTGAGTTTATGTCAAATTCTGTGTCTGAGTCCATACCAAATCTTATATTTGAATCCATGTCAAATCTTGTGTATTTGAACTTGTGTCAAATCCTAAGGCGGAAGTATATGAAGATCCCAGCTTTGTCAATTGAGAATGTGAGACTTGACAAGGCGTAttaaaggaagaagatgactgtCCTGAACCAATGCAATTCTGCGTTGTTATTGTGTATATGATGACTCATGCACTAtcacttcttttctttttaaaatataagGAGATAGGATTTGATTGGAATAATTTCTAGCATTATCTTTATCTATTCTAGACCTTTTGATGTTGACTCCGAATTGTTTTTTAATCATAGAACAAAAACTTTGGGAGGACATATGCCACCTTACTTTCTTGAAATGTAATAAAGAAAATATTGTGCAGAATTTTATTTTCACAATTCAAGTCTTATTTGCTTTATGGTGCTGTGATAAGCTTTTTAATATCATCAATTATCAATTGCAGACTTGTATTTTGCCCTATTGCTGGTTGTGCTGCTCGATTGAATTTTCTAGAGGACTTCGAAGATCACTACCATACTCGTCATACTGCTTCGTGTTCAGTTTGCTCTAGAGTATTTCCTACATCACGGTTGCTAAATATACATGTCTCTGAAGCCCATGATTCCTTCTTCCAAGCCAAAGTTTCACGTGGTTTTCCAATGGTAAACTTCTTTCTAATAGTCTTTCTGTTATATTTATCATTTAGTAACCCCTGGATAGAAAGGAAAAAAACATCAAGCAGGTGTCCTTGGGATGCTACCATTGTCTTTTATCATCAATAATAATAAGCAACAATTTAAGATTAAGAAAATTGGTTATAGATTGATTATGGTCACTTTATTACTATATTTTTTTCTGTGTTGCTAAGAATTTCTCTCTCTTTGGCATCTCACATATCTTATTTTTGGCTTTATGGTTGTGCTTGGTCTCTATGTTATGAATCAATAACCAAAGGCATTATTAAATGACTCTCCTTATTTCAAACTGCTAACAGCTGATCATTTCTCATTCATAGAAGTTCCAATgccattttttttaattctccaTTGTCCCTTGTATTAATGGATATAATTATTCGGTTGTTACCTTGGCAAATtcgtttatttttctattttccaAATGGCAAATAAAGCTCCCATTAATAAAAAATCGTTACGGGCTCTTTAAATAAAAGACATCTATggttcttagattttttttttctcaaattaaTGGGAATTTGGTTAAATTTGTAATTGTATACATATAATCTTTAGATCTTATGGCTGTCGAATCCCGTAGATTGGAATCACTGTGACCATTCATACATGATCATGATCAGGAACATGGAACCTCTTGAATTGTAAGTGTAGGTTAAGTATTTCCTTATTGACTTCACATGGTCTACAGGTCTAGCTGTATGACTTGGTATATTTTAACTCGAAATGGCAAATACAGCTCCCATTAATAAAAAGTCATTGCAGGCTCCTAAAATAAAAGACATCTATggctcttaatttttttttccaaaataatgtggatttggttcaatttgtaaTTGTATATATATAATCGATAGATCTTATGGCCGTAGAACCCATAGGAGGGAACTAGACCCATAGATTGGAATCGCCATGATCATTCATATATGATCGTGATCAGAAACATGGAACCTCTTGAATTGTTGAATTGCATGCATGGCTGGGTTAAATTGTCTCTTGACTTCACATGGTCTAGCTGCTTATATTTTGACCCGAAATCTTTTGTTCTTTCTTAGAAAATACCTCTTCTTTGTgcaatttcttttctttatcggATGGCTTCCAGATGGTTCAATTGCTTTTTCTACTTTGCTGGTGTGATGCCCTTTAAAGGTCATGAAGGTTGATTCATGTCCTAGCCTAGGTTAGTAGCGTCTCAAGTCTAAGCGCAAAGGGATTCTAGAGGGCCAATTTTAATATGTTAAAGTGCAATCACAAGTGGGTTAGATCTTTTaaagcaaaacaaaaaaaaaaaatccttgaaaaatgtgAAGATAGTAAAAACGGTGAGTTTACTttaaaaatacaaatataaaGCATTTATCTGTCTTCATCCTAGCCTTCTTTTCTCCTTTCCTTTTTGTGCATCATGTTGACTTACCAACAAATTCTTTATTTCACCTTTATCATTTGGTATTTGTACATGATTTAAGATGAGATTAGTTTGTATGCGTTTTCCTACTTTCTTCTCTTTAAGTTGATGCTGAATTTTTTACTTCATGTCTCTTGAGTAAAATGACTAGAAGTAGTCTTTTCTCCTTTTTGCATCATGTCATCTTACCGACAAATCCTTTGTTTCACCTTTATCTTTTGGTATATTGTGCATGGTTTAAGATCAAATTAGCTATTGTATGTTTTTTCCtacttctttcttctctttaaGTCAATACTGAATTTTTACTTCATCTCTCTTAAGTAAATTGACTAGAATTTAGTCTTTTCCCAATATTCTTTGCTGAGTAGATTTTGGTAATCACAATCCATTTTTATTTGCAATAGTTTTATCAGTCTCTGTTGATTGCAATCTACAGGTTGTCTCTTTTCCATTATCCTTCGTCTTTCGAATAGATGTTGAAACTTCTTTAGTCGGTCTTCTTTCCCTTCTGAAATTTCTTCTCTTTTTTGGAACCATATCAAACTTACTGTCATTGGGTCATCTTCTTCTTGTGATGAATTTGCTTGATGCTTCCGTTCCCATTTATATGACTTTGTTTGAGGTTATGATATGTGTGTGTGAACCAGTATGAATGCCTGGTCGACAGATGTGGAGTGAAGTTGAAGAGCTACAAGAGCAGACAACAACATCTGGTCGACAAACACAAATTTCCTACTTCATTTGAATTTTACAAGAAAGCTCATCCTTCCAAGCACCAGCGTCATAGATATCAGCGCAGGCATGCTAGCCATTCAAAGGAAGCATCAAAGGATACTGACATGGAGATCGATACAACAAAGTCGAAACGAGTTTCCCCAAAGTATCGACCCCGTAAGCTAACTAATACCGAGCAGAGGGAAACAGAAATGGAAGTCGAGGAGAGTGTGAATGATCTTATTGCTGCTGTATCAAAGCTGAGCACTTCTGACTCTTCCCCTTCAAGCATAAGCTTTGGCCATCGTCATGCTCGTGGCTTTGCATTTGTTCCACGGTCCATACGACAGGCTAATCGGAAACAAGTGTCTCAACCAGAAGCAAAGGAATAACATTAAGTTGCCAGAGTATTGATGGCTTGCCTGCTTCTTTCTTTCAAGTGCCACAAATTATTTCATCTTATAGATGTGAATCACGCTTGAGCAATTACTAACGCGAGCATCCTTCGCTTTAGTTACTGAACACTTGTTAGCATCATATTTTAGCATCAGATTTCACGATCAAACTTGTAATTGCCACCATATATCTTGAATTCTACAAATTGAATCCGTAGgtgtttttgtttgtttgtttatttcaaTCTAAAACCTTCTGTATTGCTAGTCTACAATTGCATCTAAAAATTGATCCTTTGCATGGAGGAAATGAAGTATCAATTAATGATGAAATACAAGGAACAACGTCATCATCTACCATGCTTCAGGTAATGGTGCAGAGTCCTCCGTTTTTACAGACATTTAAGAATTGAATTACAGTTTTGATAaattaacaaatatttttttttaatagccGATTCATCTAAGAATATTGGACTAATAATTTATCGGCACTTGatgattgataatttttttttatagggTCAACTTTTAAAATACATATATTAGAAGTTCGGTtagtattaagttaaaattatatataaagtattaagttaaaattatatatatatatatatatatatatatatatatatatatatagttatgtTATCCTGCGTGTCTGTAGGAAATCAGTAAattttttctatttaatttttaaaaaaattttgaattaaaaaaatcaatttttctatatataaattattaatatataaatatatcccctaaacctattataatactccataaatatttaaatatattttatttttaatttttcttttttactaaACATTATAATCCAATTGAGATGTCTAAATCCTAgaggtaaaattttaaaaaaaaataatttaaaaattataacccaattgggatgcatgaactctaaaataaaatcttaaaaaatattttaattatttttttttaattcaaaattttaaaataataataataataaataatgaatatcaattattttgattttgaatttttttaattcaaaatttttttaaaaaattaaaaagaaaaaaaatactgatTTCCTGCGCAGCGcgcactgtgcgcgtcgcgcaggataacataactctatatatatatatatatatatataaagttatactaattttattttatttttatgctacGTTTGGTTGAGTGTAATGTAAtagagcttgtaatgtaatcaaatttgtaatgtaattaaTCCGGATGTAGTTTAGGGCATGAGGGGAattaaggagagggaagggggcaTTTTCATCATTTTAGAGGATAAGGCTTTAGAGTTTTTTGTGCTTATAAACACTGTTCACGGAAAAAGAAGGGGGGGGGGCTGGGTTCGTTGGGAGCAGCCGTCGCTAACCTGAGCAGAGACGGGGGCAGCTTCTCCCCCTCTCGCTCCTCGCCAGCGTCGGTGAccactcttttcttctcctcctcgcgaCGCCGACCGCAACcctccttcttctttctcctcacgGCACCGTCCGACAGACCTGGTGGACGGCGACGAGGGGCACCACCACCGCTATCACCAACCACGCGCCGCTGCCGCCCGTGCGCACCACCACCCCCGACGACCACTGCTTCCGCCTTCGGCGACTACAGCTGTCGTTTCCTGCAGCCACCATCAGCACACGCCGTTGCCGCCAGCGCGCGCCGCCGTCCCCGACAGGCACCGCCTTAGCCTCTTGAGGCCATCGCCACCACCATCGCAGTCGACTCCAGGGGCTGTCATTGTCGCCGACAGCTGCTGTCGCCGCCTCCGCCGACCCCAGCACCCGATGCCACCTCCAGCCGCCGACTACACCTCCTATGACCACCACAGTCGTTCCCAGCAGGCGCCACCGTCGTCACCCTCCAAGCAGTCACCGTCCGAGGGCTCAGGTATCGTACTATGCctatattccggcctgcgagtCGAGAGTGTGTTCGGCCTTTGTGCCGCTATTATATTCTGACCCGCGAGCCGAGGGAGTGTTCAGCCTTCGTGTCGCTGTTGTATGCCGGCTTGCGAGCCGAGGCTGTAGTCGGACCGTGCGTCCCCTTGCGGATCCATATCGCGCCTGGCTTCGAGCCACCGAAGCCAGCTACTCGCCTGGTGGACATTTATCTACTATTCAAGGTCACGACGACTCAATCAGCTCACCCACCTATCCTAaggcgccccccccccccccaggggcCAAGGCACGTCATCGCCTTCATATtgtatttattttactgttccacTATTATTTGGTTGCTCATATATTTGTGGGATCGCCTCGAGCACTGGGGTACCAGAGACAGGGGCAACCCTGTCACTAGATACAGACACTGTTGACCAGAAGACttcggacgacttggtcaacacaggagaCAACTCATcagccgggtcatggggatgcggtcaaccttccagacacgtcattccggcaggtccgtcttctcagcttcccgacaggatcaaattggcaccttctgtgggaacacacctggtcTGGAACGTGGAGATGGACGACGCCGAAACTTTTTGTCATCCTCATGACCTCGGTAGATTCCGAAGAATATATCATATTCTTCttactccacgggtattcgggagtcgaggaactGAGTTAGATCCTCAGCTGGTCGGTAGGTCAGTTTTTCCGTTATATTCTTAGTTATTTGATATGCCAATGTTCCTCGATCGAGGAACCCTGTGTCGATCGGTCGgacatatattatccgagccataggctcgatgtcaaagaccccatgccgatcggtcgggcgtatattatctgagccacgggctcgatgtcgaagaccccatgccgatcggccgagcgtatattatccaagccacgggctcgatgtcgaagatccTGTGTCGATCgggcgggcgtatattatccgagccacgggctcgatgtcgaagaccccgtgccgatcggccggatgtatattatccgagccacgggctcgatgtcgaagaccccgtgccgatcggccgggcgtatattatccgagccacggactCAATGTTGAAGACCTCGTGCCGATTGGCCGAgcgtatattattcgagccacgagctcgatgtcaaagaccccgtgccgatcggccggacgtatattatccgagccacgggctcgatgtcgaagaccccgtgccgatcgaccgggtttgagttatgcttgaagaccgtcgagcggcgactataaaaaccttggcttgaagatcgtcgagcggcgacgttaaacccccaCCTTCACGGACCAGTCCATCGGATATtctttctcccccgttcggggtcgagcttatcagggcatctatctcccccgttcgaggtcgagcttatcagagcatGTATCTCCCCCCTTCGGGGtcaagcggtcttcactggtctcggaccagctccagatattctatctcccccgttcggctCACCACTTTCGCTTTCATGTGCCTTCAACTCAAGGGCTACACTCCAGTTCGGTTCACACGCGATGCGCCCGCTTGGCTCACGGGCTACACTCCAGTTCGGTTCATGTGCGATGCACCCATTCGGCTCACGACTTTTCGTCTCCGTTCGCATTCGATTTCACGAGCTTTGCTCCCGTTCAATTTTCAGGCTCCACGCCTGCCCAGTGCTGCTTTACCTCTCGCTCGGTCTCCCAGTCGTGTTTTATTGCAATCTGAGTGACAGTTTATGATCGCTTAGCCGTCCGTTCGGCCACACTTAAATCACTTGGTCCAGCACTCGACATTCTCGCGATAGTCTAGTCAGCATCTTATGGTCGACTGACCGACACTTTCTCGGTCGTGCGCTTGGCATCGTCTGCTCGACGTCTACTCACTCGATTAACATCCTTCTGATCGCCCGATCGGTCTCTTCGCGGCCGCGTGCTTGGCATCGCTCATTCGCTCGACATCCTCCCACTCAGCGTTACTCGATTGTCAGGCCAGCATTTTACGATCACCCGATTGGTCATTCTCCGAGCCGCTCGGTCAGTACTCGCGTAACTATCTGACCGGTATCACTCGGCCATCCGTTCGACCACACTTTCGATACTACTTGAGTCACTTGCTCGACATCGCCACAACTACTCATTCGACATAATAAGACGAGCCTGGTGATCTGATTTCTCATTCggtagactgtccagtcagtcggactcgcgcctccttcgactagacttgaaggggaggcttgtgatccggatgtAGTTTAGGGCATGAGGGGAattaaggagagggaagggggcaTTTTCATCATTTTGGAGGATAAGGCTTTAGGGTTTTTTGTGCTTATAAACACTGTTCACGGAaaaagaagggggggggggggctgggTTCGTTGGGAGCAGCCGCCGCCAACCTGAGCAGGGACGGGGGCAGCTTCTCCCCCTCTCGCTCCTCGTCGGCGTCGGTCACCACTCTTTTCCTCTCCTCCTCGCGACGCCGACCGCAACcctccttcttctttctcctcacgGCACCGTCCAACAGACCTGGTGGATGGCGACGAGGGGCACCACCACCGCTATCACCAACACACACCGCTGCCGCCAGTGCGCGCCACCACCCCCGACGGGCACTACTTCCGCCTCCGGCGACTACAGCTGCCGCTTCCTGTGGTCACCATCAGCACGCGCCGTTGTCGCCAACGTGCACCGCCGTCCCCGACAGGCACCGCCTCAGCCTCTTGAGGCCACCGCCACCACCATCGCAGCCGACTCCAGGGGCTGTCATTGTCGCCGACAGCGGCTGTCGCCGCCTCCGCCGACCCCAGTGCCCGATGCCACCTCCAGCCGCCGACTACACCTCCTACGACCACCGCAGTCGTCCCCAGCGGGCGCCACCGTTGTCACCCTCCAAGCAGTCGCCGTCCGAGGCCTCAGGTATCGTACTATACCTATATTCCGGCCTGCAAGACGAGAGTGTATTCGGCCTTCATGCCGCTATTGTATCCCGACCCGCGAGCCGAGGCTGTAGTCGGACCGTGCGTCGCCTTACGGATCCATATCGCGGTTGGCTTCGAGCCACCGAAGCCAGCTACTCGCCTGGTGGACATTTATCTACTATTCAGGGTCACGACAACTCGATCAGCTCACCCAcctatccgagggcgcccccccccggggccagggtacgtcatcgcCTTCATATTGTATTTATTTCACTGTTCCACTATTATTTGGTTGCTCATATATTTTTGGGATCACCTCGAGCaccggggtaccagagaccggggcaacccggtcactggATACATGCACTGTTGACCAGAAGACTTCGGACGATTTGGTCAACACAGGAGACAGCTCATCAGCGGGGTCATGGGGATgcagtcaaccttccagacacgtcattccggaaggtccgtcttctcagcttcctgaCAGGATcaataatcttgattacattactacgtttggtaatatattgtatgtaatctttgattacaaggatgattacattctttagtttggtgtccattattttttataatcaatgtaatttatattattataaaatgataaaaatatcctgcgacTTTTTATCGACGAGCCGTCGCACCTTTGTCGAAGCTTGTGGCAGCCAATGACAACTAGCGGTCGTCACCACTGGTCGTTGCCGGTGGCTGGTTGGGGGCGGGCGGGCGGGCGGGCAGCGCCAGGCGGCTGGCTAGAGGTATATTCGGCATTCAAATTTTAGTTAAgcagtgacctcgtaatgtaatcggattacataatatttactttgtaatctaaattacaaaacttcactaccttttgtaatcgagattacattacattacaagtttaaaattaaaccaaacaaaataatcagccttgtaatataatcttgattatattacAAGACAGATTACACCCTACTAAACTTAGCCTTAGTGTTTAGAGGTTCGGTTAtagtattaagtaaaaaaaaattaaattgaaaaaattTTTAGGTGTGCATGGAGTGTGCGATGTAAGGTTTGTGGTATATCTAGGAGTGGTTCAATACGGTATACCGATATCGAAATGGTATACCgcattaaaaattttgatataagaAAATTCATACCTATACCGTATGGAAATTTTGGTATATTGATTTTTTGATATACTGAAATTTCGATATGGTATAAATTTCATACCGTTTAGCTTAAAATTTTGCTATTGGTACGATATATACTGTATCGAAATACAAAATCTCATATCGATACCGATATTGAAAAATTTGGTAAGTATAATACTACGAGTGATttgaatgatttatttgttgaactgGACTTGTATCtaagtccagatttgttgtatacaattttttgatttttaagaattagatccaagtttttagatctagttgtaaaattttctatcagtcctttaagtttgttaatttcaatttttaatgttgagttttcctcctaagttttacaacttgatttggattagaattttCGATCTGTTCctgaggtgttgattttcctcaaggagaattttattttgattttgatttttggttaattttttatttaagcatgcaatgattttgattttttttttttgcttaaattaaGGTATATTTCAtcggaaccttcagaaacgagtacaaactcgtggctcgattcggattTAGACCCATCTTCCGATTCACCTTTCGATTCTGATTCTCAGGCCATCAGCGTGAGGTAACTTCGGTGCTTCTGTTCTTCAGCATTCGATTCATCCGAAGATAATTCTGTTGATACCCCAAGGTagctttgatgtgatcaaccaaattatgttaggttatgttgtgtttaaccttgtgtctaagtgtgcaggaacttatgaGCACAAGATGTCGaccaaaagacacagctagcgagaaggacgacatgagagagagtcgacaggctcggtgtgtctgagggatgaggtactGTAGAAGAGTACACGGGCGAATGAGAAGGAGGCGCATGACATTTCCGAGAGATGAGaatccggagcggaagcttggtcgagaaggccgaaagttgggttcggatgagccctatttcggatgaccgaaatcacccaagctagcggagccatagcagaagacccgggccgaTGCGAGCGAAACCAAAGAAGGAGGTCGGGAATAAAAATCAGCAAAGGGTTGATTTTTGGCCCTGGAGCGGCCGGACCTGGTCGGGGAGCCcagaccagtccggggcgcccggactgcGGGAGCCTAGACCAGTCCGGAGCGCCCGGACTCCGGGAGCCTAGACCAGTCCGGAGCGCCCGGACTCCGAGCGCCCAGAACCCGATTCTTAGCCATTTCACCATGGCATTTGAATGTTGCATCGGGGATATAattctatcccattccaggcgcttggaacccttccaggcaccccaagTAGGGCTAGATAAGCAGTCatgctcccagaagctaagaaCACCAAGAATTACAGAGTAACAATacttgtgcttgagtttgttTGAATTTAGCTTTgctttgtgagctttgaatgctgtaagagacttctttgcctagaagagatttttagtgtgctttttcatctgtcttggattaacaacctctccgattgtaatcaagtaaatctgtTGAGCCTCgtttttttagtttattattatttctatgtttatgcaagttttttaattaagttataagtttgagaaaggttctttttgttttgtttttatgcaagggctattcacccccactcTAGTCGGCCGCTAAGGGTCCTaacactaacaagtggtatcagagccaagacgctttaggaggactaaccgccaaacaaagcacacgagatgaccggaccaagcatccatccACTAAAGTTGGAGGGGGAGTTCACGAGCTTGGAaaaacgaatgg from Zingiber officinale cultivar Zhangliang chromosome 4A, Zo_v1.1, whole genome shotgun sequence includes the following:
- the LOC121969817 gene encoding zinc finger protein 511-like; the encoded protein is MEIQSNGEEGSSIGFRGWIACRRRFKPDDSFFAAGNIERELLAKQVALDLTEDERYQLQKMEIAEAQLVFCPIAGCAARLNFLEDFEDHYHTRHTASCSVCSRVFPTSRLLNIHVSEAHDSFFQAKVSRGFPMYECLVDRCGVKLKSYKSRQQHLVDKHKFPTSFEFYKKAHPSKHQRHRYQRRHASHSKEASKDTDMEIDTTKSKRVSPKYRPRKLTNTEQRETEMEVEESVNDLIAAVSKLSTSDSSPSSISFGHRHARGFAFVPRSIRQANRKQVSQPEAKE